A region of Ictidomys tridecemlineatus isolate mIctTri1 chromosome 4, mIctTri1.hap1, whole genome shotgun sequence DNA encodes the following proteins:
- the LOC101975627 gene encoding spermatogenesis-associated protein 31D1, with product MSQNNDFLHFRQLLCPDPLCGVCNRTTAKVSQLIYKASLEDAVNSVSRVSSVTSLRESSVFLSAVVSAIPPGASVSTPLTEPTLFPSSIRSPDQINPLIDLPGPSLRDDSLPPESSPMSLKLPVDHIPLQPAVPTPPPAVPTPPPAVPTPPPPVPTPPSPVPTPPPPVPTLPPPTDSQEAKPVLQSEAILSLVDSPDGLSPNVPTTSCTDSASLPVAEFSGSQSHAEHLSPSKLEPSDDDKNLTDLHPPEASFESATAAILAETGNLSFLCPDVLALLERHIKKKGDFLMQNKKEKATKSFPKELKPDGQLNSSGKKLESVAEQQDSPVSLPSQSSKGKSEELQVDHQSSDPKTFEDNLPKKCTQFFWGLPSLHSESLKSIVPVSGDCSTDVFFNSIPTSIEAPESLVLTPPPTLSLAEIQSQPLTQALGQSPVPPQDQLQGQSPVPPQDQLQFSVPSLSPPIPSQVSDGGVRIHRSQDEVQPLMPSKIHDLEYNVLQKGQESVWGLPFVVQKSKEEFCPPAPTVLSDRRSSKAYAPTTIIPGDFPLKKELRKKLEHHLRKRLIQHRWGLPRRVHESLSRMSPETEISEISESKSTYGLSWISLFKGQSSKDLQLSHPRSSHEKSSELLPPGDRVKKVNSPEIGTKDDPLSDSEGAPDNDLDSDFQTNLKNELNSLFGKKSKISEESSVQKQLTEALESHLSKKFEEINVCQMPGTVNRSLHSMEPVLTSPEKSPSQTKHSDLAPLVCEDKKGLNTAQDISFLGSNKQKMLEDHIKLFHKRMMCGLPQKVQESIDIFKMKGTPSWSSVRSNISSSSSLTSGKDSKIGVSKPIKESISTFHVVKVGTMISGPTLDHPLPVTSPVSKENKRALTHSPSHTNPELTENVKAIEGDRRASLPFPHSDKDKDSQKQTVIANKCSPKLPTKQVGARPKSWNKGVSPSNSIEKIQRKMIKNLEYFPMSNKSREIFKAKELCAIRSQSTNSLTTTESFESSSATDMNMSKVESTLTIERPPEGISVLKDSESLNLKNQLLNELKMKMGSREQGLVPGFSTELTLALDKLTSKTLASKTLASKTLTCKTLTSKTLTSKTLTSKTFTHFHSASSGDTAAPQVLQAHCDNRGINIEQGQEPWIPTHVLCKCQDKNVPLASKRVCPLVPQTGEFGGGDAGLVTRQPREKLPHPQDRTLKEALGTKSSSAPSLKGQPSPENNFKSQFKHFFQRLYLGIKGKGQEGSLKKGSSSSSVQGRNPAKRAAFTGNTEAQKIMTDIGKILEEKLAGRHGVEATAPQKPLSSPMRPGKIEHKTGLPVQAEPVQKHAFNVKTPCAKVPSAKSCSQEVGFAGQRYPTGNNRWVMDRGRQPQKSVTVQEKMICQKHHPSMPHKEPLLHLNTTCKPRVGQVAPAAAPFAKGTVLGELSMLFKQKMLLQNFQKENFLPPK from the coding sequence ATGAGCCAGAATAATGATTTCCTCCACTTTCGGCAACTGTTATGTCCAGACCCGCTCTGTGGGGTGTGTAATAGAACAACAGCTAAGGTCAGTCAACTGATCTATAAGGCGTCCTTGGAAGATGCTGTTAATTCTGTGTCCCGTGTGTCTTCCGTGACGTCCTTGAGAGAGTCATCAGTTTTTCTGTCCGCTGTTGTTTCTGCAATCCCTCCGGGAGCTTCAGTTTCAACACCTTTAACTGAGCCAACTCTATTTCCTTCCTCTATTCGTTCACCTGACCAAATTAACCCTTTAATTGACCTACCTGGACCCTCATTACGGGATGACTCTCTGCCACCAGAGTCTTCTCCCATGAGTTTAAAATTGCCAGTGGATCATATCCCACTTCAACCAGCTGTTCCAACCCCTCCCCCAGCTGTTCCAACCCCTCCCCCAGCTGTTCCAACCCCTCCCCCACCTGTTCCAACCCCTCCCTCACCTGTTCCAACCCCTCCCCCACCTGTTCCAACCCTTCCCCCACCAACTGACAGTCAAGAAGCAAAACCTGTTCTCCAATCTGAAGCTATTTTGTCTCTGGTGGATAGCCCTGATGGGTTATCTCCTAATGTCCCAACAACCTCATGCACTGACAGTGCAAGCCTTCCAGTGGCAGAGTTCTCTGGAAGCCAGTCTCATGCTGAACACTTGTCTCCATCTAAATTGGAGCCCTCTGATGATGACAAAAACCTCACTGACCTCCATCCTCCTGAGGCCTCTTTTGAGAGTGCTACTGCAGCCATCCTTGCAGAGACCGGAAACCTCTCATTTCTATGCCCTGATGTCTTGGCCCTTCTGGAGAGACATATAAAAAAGAAGGGTGATTTCCTGAtgcagaacaaaaaggaaaaggcaacAAAATCATTTCCAAAAGAACTTAAGCCAGACGGCCAATTGAATTCTTCAGGGAAAAAGTTAGAGTCAGTTGCTGAGCAACAGGACTCACCTGTCTCCCTTCCTTCACAGAGCAGTAAAGGCAAATCAGAGGAATTGCAGGTAGACCACCAGTCCTCAGATCCTAAGACCTTTGAGGATAACTTACCTAAAAAATGTACCCAATTCTTCTGGGGTCTCCCATCTTTGCACAGTGAGTCCTTGAAATCTATAGTACCTGTCTCAGGTGACTGTTCAACCGATGTCTTCTTCAATTCAATACCCACTTCCATTGAAGCCCCTGAATCTCTAGTTCTAACCCCTCCGCCAACTCTGTCCTTGGCTGAGATCCAATCTCAACCCTTGACCCAAGCACTGGGCCAATCTCCTGTCCCACCCCAGGACCAGCTTCAGGGCCAATCTCCTGTTCCACCCCAGGACCAGCTTCAATTCTCGGTCCCTAGCTTGTCACCACCTATTCCATCTCAGGTTAGTGATGGTGGAGTGAGGATTCATAGATCCCAGGATGAGGTACAGCCTCTCATGCCATCTAAAATTCATGACTTGGAATATAATGTATTACAGAAAGGACAGGAAAGTGTGTGGGGTCTACCCTTTGTAGTCCAAAAATCCAAGGAAGAGTTTTGTCCTCCAGCTCCCACTGTTTTATCTGATAGACGTTCCTCCAAGGCTTATGCTCCAACAACCATCATTCCGGGAGATTTTCCCCTCAAAAAAGAGCTTCGGAAGAAGCTAGAGCACCACCTTCGGAAAAGGCTTATTCAACACCGGTGGGGTCTGCCCCGCAGAGTCCATGAGTCTCTGTCAAGGATGAGTCCTGAAACAGAAATTTCCGAGATATCTGAGTCAAAGTCCACTTACGGACTTTCGTGGATCTCTTTGTTTAAGGGTCAAAGTAGCAAAGATTTACAATTGAGCCATCCCAGAAGTTCCCATGAGAAGAGCTCAGAATTACTTCCACCAGGGGACAGGGTGAAGAAAGTAAATAGTCCCGAGATTGGCACAAAAGATGACCCATTGAGTGACTCAGAGGGGGCTCCAGATAATGATCTGGACTCTGACTTTCAGacaaacctaaaaaatgaattgaatagtctttttggaaaaaaatcaaagatctcAGAGGAGAGCTCAGTTCAGAAACAACTGACAGAAGCCCTGGAATCACACTTGAGCAAGAAATTTGAGGAAATCAATGTGTGTCAGATGCCTGGCACTGTGAATAGATCATTGCATTCTATGGAGCCGGTATTGACTAGTCCTGAGAAATCCCCTAGCCAAACAAAACACAGTGATTTGGCACCACTGGTGTGTGAGGACAAGAAGGGCCTCAATACCGCCCAGGATATTTCCTTCCTTGGTTccaacaaacaaaagatgttggaAGACCATATCAAACTATTTCATAAGAGGATGATGTGTGGGCTTCCCCAAAAAGTCCAGGAATCCATAGACATCTTCAAAATGAAAGGAACCCCATCCTGGTCCTCAGTTCGCTCCAACATTTCCTCCTCATCCAGTCTTACTTCTGGCAAGGATTCTAAAATTGGGGTCTCCAAGCCCATTAAAGAAAGCATTAGTACTTTTCATGTAGTCAAGGTGGGAACAATGATTTCAGGCCCTACTCTAGATCATCCTCTTCCTGTCACTTCACCTGTGAGCAAGGAAAATAAGAGGGCCCTAACACATTCACCCTCTCACACCAACCCTGAGCTTACAGAGAATGTCAAGGCAATTGAGGGTGACAGACGGGCTTCGTTGCCCTTCCCCCACAGTGACAAAGATAAAGACAGTCAGAAACAGACTGTAATAGCCAATAAATGCAGCCCAAAGTTGCCCACAAAGCAGGTTGGGGCCAGACCCAAATCATGGAATAAGGGAGTGAGTCCCAGCAATAGTATAGAAAAGATTCAgagaaaaatgattaagaatttagaatattttcccaTGTCTAACAAATCAAGGGAGATATTCAAGGCAAAGGAGCTCTGTGCTATTCGATCACAGTCTACGAATAGCCTGACGACCACAGAGTCTTTCGAAAGCTCCTCCGCGACAGATATGAATATGAGTAAAGTTGAATCAACCCTGACCATTGAAAGGCCCCCAGAAGGAATATCAGTTCTCAAAGATTCCGAATCATTAAATCTTAAAAATCAGTTGCTTAATGAGTTGAAGATGAAAatggggagcagggagcagggcctggTTCCAGGCTTTTCTACTGAGTTGACTCTGGCCTTAGATAAGTTGACTTCCAAGACCTTGGCATCTAAGACCTTAGCTTCCAAGACCTTGACGTGCAAGACCTTGACTTCAAAGACCTTGACTTCTAAGACCTTGACTTCTAAGACTTTCACTCATTTTCATAGTGCCTCTAGTGGGGACACGGCAGCTCCTCAGGTGCTACAAGCCCACTGTGACAACAGAGGGATCAACATAGAGCAGGGGCAAGAGCCCTGGATCCCGACACATGTCTTATGTAAGTGTCAGGATAAGAATGTACCATTAGCATCAAAAAGGGTGTGCCCTCTGGTACCCCAAACAGGCGAGTTTGGTGGAGGGGATGCAGGGTTGGTGACACGCCAACCTAGAGAGAAGCTCCCCCACCCTCAAGACAGAACATTAAAGGAGGCACTTGGGACCAAGTCCTCCTCAGCCCCATCACTGAAGGGACAACCTTCtcctgaaaacaattttaaaagccaGTTCAAGCACTTTTTTCAAAGGCTTTATCTTGGTATAAAAGGAAAAGGGCAAGAAGGTTCTCTGAAAAAGGGCAGCTCTTCATCATCTGTGCAAGGCAGAAACCCAGCTAAGAGAGCTGCCTTTACTGGAAATACTGAAGCTCAGAAAATCATGACAGACATTGGGAAGATCCTAGAGGAGAAACTAGCAGGTCGGCATGGAGTAGAGGCCACCGCCCCGCAAAAGCCTCTTTCCAGCCCCATGAGGCCTGGGAAAATTGAGCACAAGACTGGACTGCCGGTTCAGGCAGAACCCGTCCAGAAACATGCCTTCAATGTCAAGACTCCCTGTGCTAAGGTGCCAAGTGCCAAATCTTGCAGCCAAGAAGTTGGTTTTGCCGGTCAGAGGTATCCTACAGGGAATAATAGATGGGTCATGGACAGGGGCAGACAGCCCCAGAAAAGTGTGACAGTACAGGAAAAGATGATATGTCAGAAGCATCATCCATCCATGCCGCACAAGGAACCCTTGCTCCATCTGAATACTACATGCAAACCTAGAGTTGGTCAGGTGGCTCCAGCTGCTGCTCCTTTTGCTAAAGGCACTGTGCTGGGAGAGTTGTCCATGTTGTTCAAGCAGAAAATGCTTCTCCagaattttcagaaagaaaattttcttccCCCCAAATAA